One window of Schistocerca cancellata isolate TAMUIC-IGC-003103 chromosome 9, iqSchCanc2.1, whole genome shotgun sequence genomic DNA carries:
- the LOC126101298 gene encoding serine/arginine repetitive matrix protein 3-like: MCGGSRVAHGPHQGCRPTPPLPPPSAPPLPTATATPTPTPPPCRRDAQPPSPPAAAATARGHPRRAAGTACPLRERTSRPDRLRPKTRERDPRRAARRSRADFADVGRRPNAADASVAACRRREKYGRMKLSSRVTVNSLVFLQDVFSPPLRLAVCN, translated from the coding sequence ATGTGCGGGGGCAGCCGCGTGGCCCACGGCCCCCACCAGGGTTGCCGCCCCACCCCTCCGCTGCCTCCCCCCTCCGCTCCCCCCCTGCCCACGGCCacggcgacgccgacgccgacgccgcctccgTGCCGGCGGGACGCCCAGCCCCCCAGTCCGCCAGCCGCCGCCGCCACAGCACGTGGCCATCCGCGACGCGCCGCCGGTACCGCGTGCCCGCTACGTGAGCGCACGTCACGCCCCGACCGCTTGCGCCCGAAGACACGTGAGCGCGATCCGCGACGCGCCGCACGTCGCAGCCGCGCAGACTTCGCCGACGTTGGCCGCCGTCCAAACGCCGCAGATGCGTCGGTCGCCGCGTGTCGCCGTCGAGAAAAATACGGGCGAATGAAACTCTCGTCAAGAGTGACAGTGAATTCTCTCGTGTTCCTACAAGATGTGTTCTCCCCACCACTGCGTCTAGCTGTCTGCAACTAA